From a single Lewinella sp. LCG006 genomic region:
- a CDS encoding pseudouridine synthase yields the protein MFYYYVIYKPYGVLSQFSREAPHHRTLADLYDFPKDVYPVGRLDQDSEGLLIITNDKRLNSQLLNPRWAHERSYWVQVEGIPNEEALTRLNNGVNIRIKKRDYRTRPAKAKLLDPFPTLPDRDPPIRVRKSIPDSWIELRLTEGKNRQVRRMCATVGFPVLRLVRAAIENLTLGDMQPGDVREWQAPELLRALKLRP from the coding sequence GTGTTCTATTATTACGTCATATATAAACCTTATGGAGTGCTTTCGCAGTTTTCGCGGGAGGCTCCACATCATCGTACACTAGCAGATTTGTACGATTTCCCCAAAGATGTTTACCCGGTAGGCCGTCTCGATCAAGACAGCGAAGGGCTGCTGATTATCACCAATGATAAACGGCTGAACAGTCAACTACTGAACCCACGTTGGGCCCACGAGCGCTCTTATTGGGTACAGGTAGAGGGGATCCCAAACGAGGAGGCATTGACCCGCTTGAACAACGGCGTCAATATTCGGATCAAAAAGCGGGATTACCGCACGCGGCCAGCCAAAGCAAAACTGCTGGACCCCTTCCCTACCCTGCCGGATCGCGACCCACCCATTCGGGTCAGAAAAAGCATCCCGGATAGCTGGATAGAATTGCGCTTGACCGAAGGTAAAAACCGCCAGGTCAGAAGGATGTGCGCTACGGTAGGATTCCCGGTCTTACGACTGGTTCGGGCCGCCATTGAAAACCTGACGCTGGGCGATATGCAGCCCGGTGATGTACGCGAATGGCAGGCTCCGGAATTGCTGCGTGCCTTAAAATTACGGCCATGA
- the ychF gene encoding redox-regulated ATPase YchF, protein MGLQCGIVGLPNVGKSTLFNALTSAKALAANYPFATKEPNVGVITVPDPRLDKLAEFVNPQRILPTNVDIVDIAGLIKGASKGEGLGNQFLGNIREVDAIIHVVRCFDDDNIVHVDGNIDPVRDKEIIDTELIFKDLETVEKRIDKLRKAARSGEKEAKRFVEIGDMIQAHLESGKPARSVSLPEDGYALLKEMMLLTAKPILYVCNVDMDSVESGNEYTERFKAAVAEENAEVILISAAIEADIAELETKEERDEFIAEMGLPEPGVNRVIRGAYALLNLITYFTAGVKEVRAWTIVNGTKAPGAAGVIHSDFEKGFIRAEVIAYDDYVKYGSEQAVKEAGKLSVEGKEYVVNDGDVMHFRFNV, encoded by the coding sequence ATGGGACTTCAGTGTGGTATTGTGGGCTTGCCCAACGTAGGAAAATCTACCCTCTTCAACGCCTTGACCTCCGCGAAAGCGTTGGCGGCTAATTATCCTTTTGCAACCAAGGAACCCAATGTGGGGGTCATCACCGTACCCGATCCACGCTTGGACAAGCTGGCGGAGTTTGTGAATCCTCAGCGGATTTTGCCTACCAATGTAGACATTGTTGATATTGCTGGTCTGATCAAAGGCGCGAGTAAAGGCGAAGGTTTGGGCAACCAATTCCTGGGTAACATCCGTGAGGTGGATGCCATCATCCACGTTGTCCGTTGTTTTGATGACGACAATATCGTCCACGTTGATGGCAACATCGACCCAGTTCGCGACAAGGAAATCATCGATACGGAGCTGATTTTTAAAGATTTAGAGACCGTTGAAAAGCGCATAGACAAGCTGCGCAAAGCCGCTAGAAGTGGCGAGAAAGAAGCCAAGCGATTCGTTGAGATTGGAGACATGATCCAGGCTCACCTCGAAAGCGGAAAACCTGCCCGTAGTGTATCCTTACCTGAAGATGGTTATGCTTTGCTCAAAGAAATGATGTTGCTGACCGCCAAGCCCATCCTCTATGTTTGTAATGTAGACATGGATTCCGTAGAAAGTGGCAATGAATATACCGAACGCTTCAAAGCTGCCGTAGCTGAAGAGAATGCCGAAGTTATCTTGATTTCGGCCGCCATTGAAGCAGACATTGCTGAATTGGAGACCAAGGAGGAACGCGACGAATTTATCGCCGAAATGGGTCTTCCTGAACCCGGTGTTAATCGGGTTATTCGCGGTGCTTACGCTTTGCTGAACCTGATCACCTACTTTACGGCGGGCGTTAAAGAAGTACGTGCCTGGACCATCGTGAATGGCACAAAAGCACCTGGTGCTGCTGGTGTGATTCACAGTGATTTCGAAAAAGGCTTCATTCGGGCGGAAGTTATTGCTTATGACGATTATGTCAAATACGGTTCAGAACAAGCAGTTAAAGAAGCTGGAAAATTGAGTGTAGAAGGCAAAGAATACGTCGTAAATGATGGCGATGTGATGCACTTCCGCTTCAACGTTTAG
- a CDS encoding endonuclease V, with protein sequence MIICIDVHYRDDFAQVAGVLFKDWTDEEAYKTYTIQTPLAGEYEPGKFYKRELPALLALLREVSEPLDFILVDSYVYLGKDKPGLGVYLYEVLDVKVPVIGLAKNHFRAAEEVEVRLLRGDSSKALFVTAIGCEATWATDRIKEMAGDYRLPNLVKLADQLSKA encoded by the coding sequence ATGATCATTTGTATAGATGTTCATTACCGCGATGATTTTGCGCAAGTAGCAGGTGTCTTGTTCAAGGACTGGACCGACGAAGAAGCCTACAAGACCTACACCATTCAAACACCACTGGCAGGAGAATACGAACCCGGCAAATTTTACAAACGAGAACTCCCTGCACTGCTGGCCCTCCTACGCGAAGTGAGTGAACCGCTAGATTTCATTCTTGTCGACAGTTATGTTTATTTAGGTAAAGACAAGCCTGGTCTAGGTGTTTATCTTTACGAAGTGCTGGACGTCAAAGTGCCGGTCATTGGGCTAGCAAAAAACCATTTCCGAGCCGCTGAGGAAGTGGAGGTCCGTTTGTTACGCGGTGATAGCAGCAAGGCACTGTTTGTGACGGCTATTGGGTGTGAAGCCACTTGGGCCACGGATAGAATCAAAGAAATGGCGGGTGATTATCGTTTGCCCAATTTGGTGAAATTAGCAGATCAGTTGAGTAAGGCGTAA
- a CDS encoding DUF4159 domain-containing protein, whose amino-acid sequence MKLGLLKYRGGGDWYANPTALPNLASFCNTLLNTNFDETEYAVVEVGSAELFNYPWIHMTGHGNVVFSDSEADNLRNYLLAGGFLHIDDNYGMDAFVRTAMKKVFPELDFIELPFQHPIYHQRFDFNNGLPKVHEHDGGAARGYGLIFEGRLVCFYSAECDLGDGWEDPAVHKDPEEIRQLALRMGANIIQFAFEQ is encoded by the coding sequence ATGAAACTGGGCCTGCTCAAGTACCGGGGTGGGGGAGACTGGTACGCCAACCCTACAGCACTCCCCAATTTGGCATCCTTTTGCAATACCCTTCTCAATACCAATTTTGATGAGACAGAATATGCTGTTGTGGAAGTAGGCAGCGCTGAATTATTTAATTATCCCTGGATTCACATGACAGGGCATGGCAACGTGGTCTTTTCAGACTCAGAAGCCGACAATTTGCGCAATTATTTGCTAGCCGGTGGTTTTTTGCATATTGATGACAACTACGGCATGGATGCCTTTGTACGTACCGCGATGAAGAAAGTGTTTCCGGAGCTGGATTTCATCGAATTGCCTTTCCAGCACCCTATCTACCATCAACGGTTTGATTTCAACAATGGCTTACCAAAAGTCCACGAACATGATGGCGGTGCAGCCCGCGGCTATGGATTGATCTTCGAAGGTCGTCTGGTTTGCTTTTATTCTGCTGAATGCGACCTTGGTGATGGTTGGGAAGACCCCGCAGTCCATAAAGACCCCGAAGAAATTCGTCAGTTGGCCTTGCGCATGGGAGCTAACATTATTCAGTTTGCGTTTGAGCAGTAA
- a CDS encoding 16S rRNA (uracil(1498)-N(3))-methyltransferase gives MINSLVLQSMQLFFIPQIDQEIIDLPAEEARHAVQVLRKRVGDELDIVDGKGGWYRGLITEVTKRSCTVLLTQTRKETLRANYHLTMAVSPTKSNDRFEWFLEKATEIGVDTIIPLQCSRTERPRVRIDRYEKVLVAAMKQSLQAWLPELKELTPFEEVVQQFQENQATYIGWCNEEVKSPLIDNYQPSTNVLILIGPEGDFTEEEVQMARAKGCQPITLGPTRLRTETAALVATQSIALLNQLR, from the coding sequence TTGATTAATTCTTTAGTTTTGCAGTCTATGCAATTGTTTTTTATACCACAGATTGACCAGGAAATCATCGACCTCCCCGCCGAAGAGGCTCGCCACGCCGTGCAAGTACTGCGCAAGCGGGTCGGGGATGAGTTGGATATTGTCGACGGAAAAGGCGGCTGGTACCGGGGGCTGATCACCGAGGTCACCAAGCGCTCCTGTACGGTGCTGCTTACGCAAACGCGTAAAGAAACCCTACGGGCCAACTACCATTTGACCATGGCCGTTTCCCCCACGAAAAGCAATGATCGCTTCGAGTGGTTTTTGGAAAAGGCTACGGAAATAGGTGTGGATACCATCATTCCGCTTCAATGTAGTCGTACCGAGCGCCCCAGGGTAAGAATTGATCGCTACGAAAAGGTCTTGGTTGCAGCGATGAAGCAAAGCCTGCAAGCTTGGCTACCGGAACTAAAGGAATTGACCCCCTTTGAGGAAGTTGTCCAGCAATTCCAGGAAAACCAGGCGACGTATATTGGTTGGTGTAATGAAGAGGTAAAAAGCCCACTCATTGACAACTACCAGCCCTCTACTAACGTTCTTATTCTGATTGGTCCGGAAGGTGATTTTACGGAGGAGGAAGTGCAGATGGCACGCGCCAAAGGCTGCCAACCCATCACTTTGGGGCCCACCCGCTTGCGTACAGAAACCGCAGCCCTGGTAGCTACCCAAAGTATTGCTTTACTAAATCAACTGCGCTGA
- a CDS encoding nitroreductase family protein, whose amino-acid sequence MAKDHTIEINGHRHVAFHLDRLEPTEMEAKSDAFYHWLDTRRSVREFTSEPVSKTVIENIIKAASTAPSGAHKQPWTFCAISDPVLKKQIRIAAEAEEKESYESRMSERWKDDLKPMATNMYKPFLEEAPWLIIVCKRAYELDADGNKHNNYYVNESVGIACGMLITAIHNAGLVTLTHTPSPMNFLTNILNRPKNERAYLLLPVGYPKQPVYVPDLERKGLDEMAVFYAG is encoded by the coding sequence ATGGCCAAGGACCACACCATTGAAATAAACGGACACCGCCACGTTGCATTTCACCTCGACCGCCTGGAGCCAACAGAAATGGAAGCGAAAAGCGATGCGTTCTACCATTGGCTTGACACGCGGCGTTCGGTACGGGAATTTACCAGCGAACCCGTTTCCAAAACAGTGATCGAAAACATCATCAAAGCTGCTTCTACCGCCCCTTCGGGCGCACACAAGCAGCCGTGGACCTTCTGTGCTATCAGCGACCCGGTACTGAAAAAGCAGATTCGAATTGCCGCCGAAGCGGAAGAAAAAGAGAGCTACGAAAGCCGTATGAGTGAGCGTTGGAAAGACGACCTCAAGCCCATGGCCACCAACATGTACAAGCCCTTTCTGGAAGAGGCACCCTGGTTGATCATCGTCTGCAAAAGGGCCTACGAGCTAGATGCTGACGGCAACAAGCACAACAATTATTACGTCAACGAATCGGTAGGTATCGCCTGCGGCATGCTCATCACGGCCATCCATAATGCTGGCCTCGTGACACTCACGCATACCCCCAGCCCCATGAATTTTCTGACGAACATTCTGAACCGACCTAAAAACGAACGCGCTTACCTGCTGCTGCCAGTTGGCTATCCCAAACAACCGGTTTATGTGCCCGATTTAGAACGAAAAGGACTGGACGAAATGGCGGTATTTTACGCAGGGTGA
- a CDS encoding ACP phosphodiesterase, which translates to MNFLAHLLLSCEQEELMIGNFLGDFVKNRELPQFSEAIQQGVRLHRLIDTFTDAHPLVRQATKRIHHRHGKYAGVVIDVLYDYVLANHWTSFGPGSLEVFTQRTYRTLEKYLTVMPKRLHTVVPNMIADDWLVRYGTLDGIAYTFSRLQKRISRPEFLEDTLITLQEEEAALTEEFTYFFPEIASEVKVFCAC; encoded by the coding sequence ATGAACTTTCTAGCACACCTTCTTCTTTCCTGTGAACAGGAAGAACTCATGATCGGGAACTTCCTCGGCGATTTTGTCAAAAACCGGGAATTGCCTCAGTTTTCGGAGGCTATACAGCAAGGAGTACGCCTGCACCGTTTGATTGACACTTTCACCGATGCTCACCCATTGGTACGGCAAGCCACCAAGCGGATTCATCATCGCCACGGCAAATACGCCGGTGTCGTCATTGATGTGCTTTACGATTATGTGTTGGCAAATCATTGGACAAGTTTTGGTCCCGGCAGCCTCGAAGTCTTCACCCAGCGTACTTATCGTACCCTCGAGAAGTATCTCACTGTCATGCCAAAACGCCTTCATACCGTCGTTCCCAACATGATTGCCGATGACTGGCTCGTAAGGTATGGTACCTTAGATGGTATTGCCTACACCTTCAGTCGCCTCCAAAAACGCATTTCCCGCCCTGAATTTCTTGAGGATACGCTTATTACCCTCCAGGAAGAAGAAGCCGCTTTGACCGAAGAGTTTACCTATTTCTTTCCAGAAATCGCTAGCGAGGTAAAAGTGTTTTGTGCTTGTTAA
- a CDS encoding serine hydrolase domain-containing protein, translated as MKIIRLIMAVFIMAIAVSCEKDEIFPESYYACGDLEANPNHPQEADFSKLIKDIVISGVPSMMLTVHDNQYGYWSDAQGFADLASGIPLRPCNITRVGSTVKTFTAVTMLLLQEEGLLNLDDPISDYLTDSEIVGLENAKQSTIRQLLLHSSGIFNYIQSLKFQTASLNDLIKSWTPDELLDYARGEGAYFAPGTDVLYSNTGYVLLGMIIENITGKPFYEVFEEKIFIPYELTFTQFAAIDPVPAGIIRGYVDLYSNLNLINATYYSGWDYYTADGGLISNSYDLNKFMTNLFQGEILSEQSLNEMMTWIEPSGDYGDGFKTFYGMGIFKIETEFGPAYLHSGDAIGYFATMAYFPNQQVTITWAVNANYGKVDEFTQSKEAMENIFSVVLDQ; from the coding sequence ATGAAAATAATAAGATTGATTATGGCTGTTTTCATAATGGCCATCGCTGTTAGTTGCGAGAAAGACGAAATTTTTCCTGAGTCGTATTACGCTTGTGGTGATTTGGAAGCCAACCCCAATCATCCGCAGGAAGCTGATTTTAGTAAGCTCATTAAAGACATCGTGATTTCTGGCGTACCAAGCATGATGCTCACCGTTCACGACAATCAATATGGATACTGGTCCGATGCTCAGGGATTTGCGGATCTTGCATCGGGTATCCCACTTCGGCCATGTAATATCACAAGGGTTGGTAGCACTGTGAAAACCTTTACTGCAGTTACTATGCTGTTATTACAAGAAGAGGGCTTATTGAATTTGGATGATCCAATTTCGGATTATCTCACTGATAGTGAAATTGTTGGGTTAGAAAATGCTAAGCAATCCACCATCAGACAACTGCTACTCCATTCAAGTGGCATCTTCAATTACATTCAGAGTTTGAAGTTCCAAACTGCTTCGCTAAATGATTTGATAAAGTCATGGACCCCCGATGAGTTATTGGACTACGCCCGTGGTGAAGGTGCCTATTTCGCCCCTGGTACTGATGTGTTGTATTCAAATACTGGCTATGTACTACTAGGAATGATTATAGAAAACATAACGGGAAAGCCATTCTATGAAGTTTTTGAAGAAAAGATTTTCATTCCTTATGAACTGACTTTTACTCAATTTGCTGCTATCGATCCAGTACCTGCTGGTATCATTCGTGGCTATGTTGATCTCTATAGTAATCTAAATCTTATCAACGCCACCTACTACAGTGGTTGGGACTACTACACCGCAGATGGTGGGCTCATTTCTAACTCGTATGACCTAAATAAATTCATGACTAACCTATTCCAAGGGGAAATACTTTCAGAGCAGTCACTCAACGAAATGATGACATGGATCGAGCCTTCTGGTGATTATGGAGATGGATTCAAAACATTTTATGGGATGGGGATTTTTAAAATTGAAACAGAATTCGGGCCGGCTTACCTGCATAGCGGTGATGCCATTGGATATTTTGCCACCATGGCATATTTTCCTAACCAACAGGTAACAATCACCTGGGCGGTAAATGCCAATTATGGCAAAGTGGATGAGTTTACACAGTCAAAAGAAGCCATGGAAAACATTTTCAGCGTTGTGCTAGATCAGTAA
- the rseP gene encoding RIP metalloprotease RseP: MDILIMAGQLMLSLSILIVLHEGGHFFPARLFGTRVEKFYLFFDPGFSLFKKKIGETEYGIGWLPLGGYVKISGMIDESFDKEQMAGEPQEWEFRSKPAWQRLIIMLGGVTVNFILGLLIFGCVLWYYGQEYLPNERIEYGIAVDSLGREIGLRDGDQVLSINGQDFDKFNSRTLLREIVINNAQDMQVRRNGEVVNIAIDQRFVGELSSYENKGAMLFVPRVPFVAAGFSKDSPAKAAGILEKDSIISLNGTTTPFFSDFVNEIKPFVSQEVTVGLVRNGVEKSIKVTTTEEGKIGVAPADPTYFFGTERQEYSFAEAMPAGAALGIATLNDQLKAFGQMFRGRIKASESLGGFASIGSMFGAVWDWERFWTMTAILSLILAFMNLLPIPALDGGHVMFLLYEAVSGRKPSDKFMEYATIVGFVIVIGLVVFANGLDIKRIFFGG; the protein is encoded by the coding sequence ATGGATATTTTGATCATGGCTGGCCAGCTGATGCTGAGCCTCTCTATTTTGATTGTTTTGCACGAAGGAGGTCACTTCTTCCCCGCTCGCCTTTTTGGTACCCGTGTGGAAAAATTCTACCTCTTTTTTGACCCTGGTTTTTCTTTGTTCAAAAAGAAGATTGGTGAAACAGAATACGGTATTGGCTGGTTGCCCCTAGGTGGCTACGTCAAAATCAGCGGAATGATCGACGAGAGCTTCGACAAAGAACAAATGGCGGGTGAACCCCAGGAATGGGAATTTCGCTCAAAACCAGCATGGCAGCGACTCATCATCATGTTGGGTGGTGTAACCGTCAATTTTATCTTGGGGCTACTTATTTTTGGTTGTGTGCTCTGGTATTACGGTCAGGAATACCTGCCGAATGAACGCATTGAATACGGTATTGCTGTTGATTCACTAGGTCGAGAAATTGGCCTGCGTGATGGTGATCAAGTGCTTTCTATCAATGGCCAGGATTTCGACAAATTCAACAGCCGTACCCTCTTGCGGGAGATTGTCATCAATAATGCGCAGGACATGCAGGTACGCCGCAATGGCGAGGTCGTCAACATTGCAATTGACCAGCGTTTTGTGGGAGAGTTGTCAAGTTATGAAAACAAAGGAGCCATGCTTTTTGTGCCGCGTGTACCTTTTGTGGCTGCTGGTTTTTCCAAAGATTCTCCGGCAAAAGCGGCAGGGATTTTAGAAAAAGACAGCATTATTTCGCTGAATGGCACCACTACCCCTTTCTTTTCTGATTTCGTCAATGAGATAAAGCCTTTCGTCAGCCAAGAAGTTACCGTTGGACTGGTTCGGAATGGTGTAGAAAAGAGCATCAAAGTAACCACCACGGAAGAAGGGAAAATTGGTGTTGCGCCTGCTGATCCTACCTATTTTTTCGGTACCGAACGCCAGGAATATTCCTTTGCCGAAGCCATGCCTGCCGGAGCAGCACTGGGTATTGCTACCCTCAATGACCAGTTGAAAGCTTTTGGTCAGATGTTCCGTGGCCGTATCAAAGCTTCTGAGAGTTTAGGCGGTTTTGCATCTATCGGCTCCATGTTTGGCGCTGTTTGGGATTGGGAGCGCTTCTGGACCATGACGGCCATCCTCTCCCTGATTTTGGCCTTTATGAACTTGCTGCCTATTCCTGCGCTTGACGGTGGACATGTGATGTTTTTACTATACGAAGCTGTTTCTGGCCGCAAGCCGAGCGACAAATTTATGGAATATGCTACCATCGTAGGTTTCGTGATCGTGATTGGCTTGGTGGTCTTCGCCAATGGGTTGGATATTAAGCGGATCTTCTTTGGGGGGTAA
- a CDS encoding gliding motility-associated C-terminal domain-containing protein produces the protein MMRFLAFGFLFFFFQHLLTAQECTPDPGPAIFFEDFGSGFGQGLALASGTTTYNFGSINDGSYVISNVTGINGGFWHEGFDHTEGDTGGYMFLVNATEGAGIFYQKTLMDLCEHTDYLFSCYIANVVVPIGCIGDAEKPDIRFSVVDPGNGTTLATMTTGEIFYSSFLTWRPYTLKFRTGPNQTTLLLQLINNAPGGCGNDLAIDDISLRLCNVQLEQSFDLCDLPDGSLSVGTSTYTQAGVYLDALPVPNSCNDTLITTTLTGDTRLLPTISYTFCEGETLEIDGRQFTASTSFVDTLVGTTDNCPQYQPYVITAQPLQTINQEVALCSGESLQVGANWYTEAGIYMDALTTSAGCDSVVVTTISTSNIEVEVMPNVVDVPFGEWVQLMSIVSSSNDYNLSWQPAGAFSCTDCSSPLFQPVNSGVYQLIATDNLTGCTDSARIQVTVQTCEKVYVPNAFSPNFDNMNDSFELFAEECFTRLLSWRVFDRWGGLVYEAAEQDLNNRFIGWDGLIEGQPAAQGIYSYQLLLERNNGTRKKISGEVVLLY, from the coding sequence ATGATGCGTTTTTTGGCATTTGGTTTTCTATTCTTTTTTTTTCAACACCTGCTCACCGCACAGGAGTGTACCCCCGATCCCGGGCCTGCTATCTTTTTTGAGGACTTCGGGAGTGGTTTCGGTCAGGGGCTAGCTTTAGCGAGTGGTACAACAACTTACAATTTTGGGAGTATCAATGATGGCAGCTACGTCATTTCGAATGTAACAGGTATCAATGGAGGATTTTGGCACGAGGGTTTTGACCACACCGAGGGAGATACCGGTGGCTATATGTTCCTGGTCAATGCAACGGAAGGTGCGGGAATTTTTTACCAAAAAACGCTGATGGATTTATGTGAGCATACCGACTATCTTTTCTCCTGTTACATTGCCAATGTTGTAGTACCTATTGGCTGTATTGGAGATGCCGAGAAACCCGATATTCGATTTTCTGTCGTCGACCCGGGCAATGGCACTACGCTGGCAACGATGACAACTGGTGAAATCTTCTACAGCAGTTTTCTTACCTGGAGACCTTATACCCTCAAATTTCGTACGGGTCCTAACCAAACAACCCTGCTCCTGCAATTGATCAACAATGCTCCCGGTGGCTGCGGCAATGACCTGGCCATTGATGACATCAGCCTTCGCCTTTGTAATGTGCAACTGGAGCAATCCTTCGATCTTTGTGATTTGCCGGACGGGAGCTTGTCTGTGGGCACCAGCACTTATACCCAAGCGGGTGTCTACCTCGATGCCCTTCCCGTACCCAACTCTTGTAATGACACCTTAATTACGACCACCCTGACCGGTGATACCCGCTTGCTTCCTACAATAAGTTACACCTTCTGTGAAGGAGAAACACTCGAAATTGATGGGCGCCAATTTACAGCCAGTACCAGTTTTGTGGATACCTTGGTGGGCACTACCGACAATTGTCCACAGTATCAACCCTATGTGATTACGGCACAACCTCTGCAAACCATCAACCAGGAAGTAGCCCTTTGTTCTGGCGAAAGCCTGCAAGTAGGGGCTAACTGGTATACCGAAGCTGGCATTTACATGGATGCTCTCACTACGTCTGCTGGCTGTGATAGTGTAGTCGTTACAACGATCAGTACCAGCAATATTGAAGTGGAAGTGATGCCAAACGTAGTCGATGTCCCATTTGGCGAATGGGTACAACTCATGAGCATAGTGAGTTCATCAAACGACTACAACTTGTCTTGGCAACCAGCTGGTGCTTTCTCTTGCACGGACTGCTCCTCTCCCCTGTTCCAACCAGTAAATTCTGGCGTTTACCAGCTTATTGCCACGGACAACCTCACTGGCTGTACCGATAGTGCAAGGATACAAGTGACGGTTCAAACCTGTGAAAAGGTATATGTTCCCAATGCGTTCAGCCCCAACTTTGACAATATGAATGATTCCTTTGAGTTGTTTGCAGAAGAGTGTTTTACCCGCCTCCTTTCCTGGCGGGTTTTTGATCGTTGGGGTGGGCTCGTTTATGAAGCTGCTGAGCAAGACTTGAACAACCGTTTTATTGGTTGGGATGGATTAATAGAAGGGCAACCAGCGGCCCAGGGTATTTACAGTTATCAACTCCTGCTGGAGCGGAATAACGGCACCCGAAAAAAAATAAGTGGGGAGGTGGTGCTACTGTATTAG